A single window of Dermacentor albipictus isolate Rhodes 1998 colony chromosome 1, USDA_Dalb.pri_finalv2, whole genome shotgun sequence DNA harbors:
- the LOC135896842 gene encoding uncharacterized protein, whose translation MSSHRNVPLGPRVSARQRELLLSLMEEHPALVTPSYPLGPSLTKADKEALWVQLKALLDAEGPARKTVQQWQAFWRKQRFYAGQALALVRQQQRGTGGGQLAGFYGRILQLTGTARVDGGRAAVYGRSEALVPPPPDESLQARALAGVFRRPQPMQPLPAQPAVSVGETPGTSGLQSVARGAGGVAEQDAAQECLSAPAPPQRQRRRRVPPGGCP comes from the exons ATGTCGTCGCACCGAAACGTGCCGCTTGGCCCCCGGGTTTCGGCGCGTCAGAGGGAGCTCCTCCTGTCTTTAATGGAGGAGCACCCCGCCCTCGTGACGCCGTCGTACCCACTGGGGCCATCGCTCACAAAGGCCGACAAGGAGGCGCTGTGGGTCCAGCTGAAGGCGCTGCTGGATGCCGAAGGCCCTGCACGCAAGACCGTGCAGCAGTGGCAGGCCTTCTGGCGGAAGCAGCGGTTCTATGCGGGCCAGGCGCTGGCCCTTGTCAGGCAGCAGCAAAG GGGAACCGGAGGCGGCCAGCTCGCTGGATTCTACGGCCGCATCCTGCAGCTAACCGGAACCGCGCGGGTGGATGGTGGGCGAGCCGCTGTGTACGGGCGTTCGGAAGCG ttggtccccccccccccagatgaGAGCCTGCAGGCGCGAGCTCTCGCTGGGGTCTTCCGGCGCCCTCAGCCCATGCAGCCATTACCCGCCCAGCCTGCAGTTTCGGTTGGCGAGACGCCCGGCACCAGTGGCTTGCAG AgcgttgcacgcggtgccggtggTGTGGCCGAGCAGGATGCGGCCCAGGAGTGCCTGAGTGCTCCAGCTC CACCACAACGCCAAAGGCGCCGCCGAGTGCCGCCGGGCGGGTGCCCGTGA